In Hahella sp. HNIBRBA332, the genomic window TTTCTTTTCTTTGGGGTGCGGGGCGGAATCCGTGCCCAGGAAAAATTTATCGCTGCCGGAAGCGGCGGCGTAGCGCAATGCAAGCTGATGCTCAGATCGCTTCAGAATAGGCAGACAGTAAAAATGCGGGCGAATACCGCCTACCAGCATATGGTTGCGGTTATAGAGTAAATGATGTGCGGTAATGGTGGCGGCGACATTAGCTCCAGCCTGACTGACAAACTCCACTGCGTCACGGGTGGTGATGTGCTCCAATACGATCTTCAGGTTCGGATAGCGTTCGGTCAACGGTGCGAGGGTCTCATCGAGAAAACGCTTTTCGCGGTCAAAAATATCCACTTCCGCCTGGACGACCTCTCCGTGCACCAGCAGTGGCAGACCAATTTCACTCATTTTCTCCAGTACCGAAAAGATATTGGCGACATCAGTGACGCCGGCGTCCGAATTTGTGGTGGCGCCAGCGGGATAAAGCTTGCAGCCATAAATGATCCCGCTTTGCTTGGCGACGACAATCTCCTCAGGGGACGTATTGTTGGTCAGGTAAAGCGTCATCAGCGGATCGAACGCAGCGCCGGTGGGAACATGACTCAGAATTCGGTTGCGGTAGGCTTCCGCCTGCGCTGTGTGGGTGACCGGAGGAACCAGATTGGGCATGACGATGGCGCGGGAAAACAGCCGTGATGTCGCGGATACGGTTGTCGCAAGAGCGTCGCCGTCGCGCAGGTGAAGGTGCCAATCGTCGGGCCGGGTAATGACTAAGTCAGACATAGAGTATCAACCACCAGGGCAATGCAGAAAAGCAGGGTTACAAAACTGCACGCAAGTATACCAGAACGGAACAGGATTCAGGGTAAAGAATTCCCGCGCCGGGCCGATAATATCGTTAATGTATGTTGTGATCACAGTGTTAGTGAGATTATTGTGCGCAAACTAACAATCGCCTCCATGATGGCCCTTTGCGGGGCTGCTACCACTCAGGCCATGACTTTTTCGGCAGGCATCGAAAAAAGTCAGTGGTATTTATCTTCCTCCATATTCGAGTGCGCGTTGACGCATAACATTCCGCAGTACGGTAGGGCGGTGTTCTACCGGGAGGCGGGCGAATCACTAAGATTCTATCTCGACACCTCACGCAATCCCATGCGTGAGGGCGAGGCGGCGCTGGTGCTGGAGGCGCCGCGCTGGCGTCCTGGCGTTGGCGTCAGAGACCTGGGATACGTAGCGGTGTTGGACAAGCCGCACCCCATTACCGTGGATAACCCTAAAGCGGAGCAAATGATGGATAGCCTGCTGGAAGGGATGATGCCGACCTTTACACGTCGTGCGCGTTTCAATGACGATACCGTCAGAGTGGAGGTTTCTTCCATCAACTTTTCCCGCTACTACGAAGATTATTTGTCCTGCGTTTCAGGGTTGTTGCCTGTGAACTTTCGTCAGGTTGAACGTACAGCGGTATTCTTCAAGCTGGATGAGTCTGTGCTGACGGATCAGGATAAAAGAGAGTTGGACAAGGTGGTCTTGTACGTGAAGGCCGATCCTTCTGTGACGGCGATTTTCGTCGACGGACACACGGATTCCACAGGGCGCAGGATATACAACCGTCGACTGTCCAAAGATCGGGCGGAAGCTGTGACCGCCTATTTGACGGAAAAGGGCTTAGAGTCGGAGAAAATCACCACCCGCTATCATGGCGAACGTTATCCCGTGGTTAAAAACGCCGGCCCTAAAGAGTTGGCTCGTAACCGTCGCGCAACGGTAAGATTGGAAAGAGGGACACAGCCGCCACCTAAAGACGATCTGCTGGATATTTCGACAGAGGAGTTGTAACCCGCTTTATTTTTCGATCAACTCGTTCAATCTGCGCCTCACCTTGGCTGGAGAGGCGCATACGCCTTGCTCAACCATAGAAAACTTTGTACGAAGGGCCTAGAATAACCGCCTTTCGTAATCTCCTGGGAGCATCGTCATGTCTAAGGTCAACAAAGTCGTACTCGCCTACTCGGGCGGGTTGGACACCTCGGTAATCGTTAAGTGGCTGCAAGAAAACTATGACTGTGAAGTGGTGACCTTTACTGCTGATATCGGTCAGGGCGAAGAGGTTGAGCCGGCTCGCGCCAAAGCGGAGAAGCTCGGCGTCAAACAGATCTTCATTGAAGACCTGCGCGAAGAATTCGCACGTGACTTTGTTTTTCCAATGTTCCGCGCCAACACTATTTATGAGGGCGAATATCTACTGGGCACGTCCATTGCGCGTCCCTTGATCGCCAAGCGCCTAGTGGAAATCGCCAACGAGACTGGCGCAGACGCCATTTCTCATGGCGCCACAGGAAAAGGTAACGACCAAGTGCGCTTTGAGCTGGGCGCCTATGCGCTGAAGCCTGGCATTAAAGTGATAGCGCCTTGGCGTGAGTGGGATCTGACCTCAAGAGAGAAGTTGTTGACCTATTGCGATACTCACGATATTGCAGTGGAAAAGAAGAAAGGCAAATCACCTTATTCCATGGACGCCAACCTGCTGCACATTTCGTATGAGGGCGGCATTCTGGAAGATCCTTGGGCGGAAGCGGAAGAAGATATGTGGCGTTGGTCCGTATCTCCTGAGGCGGCCTCGGATCAGGCGACCTATCTGGAACTGACCTATAAGAATGGCGATATCGTCGCTATCGACGGCGAAGCTCTGGCGCCGCACGAAGTCATTGAGAAGTTAAACAAGGTTGGCGGCGCCAACGGAGTAGGACGTCTCGATATCGTTGAGAATCGCTATGTGGGAATGAAGTCCCGTGGCTGCTATGAAACGCCAGGGGGAACCATCATGCTGCGTGCGCACCGCGCGATTGAGTCCATTACTTTGGATAAAGAGCTGGCTCACCTTAAAGACAGCCTGATGCCCAAGTATGCGGAGCTGATTTATAACGGCTATTGGTGGTCGCCGGAGCGTCTTGCTCTACAGAAGTTGATCGATGAATCGCAGCACCATGTCAATGGCGTGGTGCGGGTTAAGCTGTATAAGGGCAACGTTATCGTAGCGGGACGTAAGTCTGAAGATAGCTTGTTCGATGACCGTATCGCCACTTTTGAAGATGATGGCGGCGTATACAATCAGCGGGATGCGGAAGGTTTTATCAAACTGAATGCTCTGCGTATGCGCATTGCTGCCGATAAAGGCCGTAGCATGAAATAACGCCGGGCTCGGCTCAAAATAAAAACCGCCAAATATGGCGGTTTTTTTATGTCTGCCTAGCGCCCTCAGAAGGGAGGGCGCTTTCTTTGCTGTTTGCCTTAGTTGCTAAGGTTCAGTTGCTTGTTGGTTCTGGCTTGATAATCAGCTTCCGTTTCCAGGCCGGTAGTTTCACCTGCCAATGCTGCGGTGGTGTCTACGGCTGCAGATGATATCTCACCGCCAAGCGTGAAGAATGCAATGGACTCCGTTACGCCTTCGGCAAATGAGGCTTGGCGGCGCGCGGTTTCCGCGGCTACATCCGGGTAAGAGGAGGCTTCTGACGACGAGACGATCGGCAGTACGTACATGGCGTGAGAGCCATAGCTGAGACGGCTGATTAATGTGTCGGGAGAGCCTGAAGGCGCAGCGGCGTCAAGCGTATTCGTCGCCCCCATTTGCTCAGCCAGCTTATCCACACCGGATAACAAGTCTGGATAAGGCGTCCCAAAACTGGTCGTTAATTGGGTGGTTTCCGTCTCTATTACGTTGGTCTGATCGCTGACATAGCCGATTTGTGCGTTGCCGTTCACGTCAGGACGACCTGCCAGTTCAATCATTAGTACGCCGGTATCGTCAGCGGAGGTTTGGTAATTGCCGCTGTAGTTGATCGACGTATTCAAGTTGTCAGCGAAGCTGATGGGGTCCACGGCGTCCAGTGCAGCCTGAAACACTCCCAAGAAGGTT contains:
- the pyrC gene encoding dihydroorotase, whose product is MSDLVITRPDDWHLHLRDGDALATTVSATSRLFSRAIVMPNLVPPVTHTAQAEAYRNRILSHVPTGAAFDPLMTLYLTNNTSPEEIVVAKQSGIIYGCKLYPAGATTNSDAGVTDVANIFSVLEKMSEIGLPLLVHGEVVQAEVDIFDREKRFLDETLAPLTERYPNLKIVLEHITTRDAVEFVSQAGANVAATITAHHLLYNRNHMLVGGIRPHFYCLPILKRSEHQLALRYAAASGSDKFFLGTDSAPHPKEKKEAACGCAGCFTAPSALELYAEAFDELGALDKLEGFASLHGPKFYGLPVNNGKVRLSKQEWTIPTSMTLGDSTIVPFRAGETIRWKAELL
- a CDS encoding argininosuccinate synthase, with the protein product MSKVNKVVLAYSGGLDTSVIVKWLQENYDCEVVTFTADIGQGEEVEPARAKAEKLGVKQIFIEDLREEFARDFVFPMFRANTIYEGEYLLGTSIARPLIAKRLVEIANETGADAISHGATGKGNDQVRFELGAYALKPGIKVIAPWREWDLTSREKLLTYCDTHDIAVEKKKGKSPYSMDANLLHISYEGGILEDPWAEAEEDMWRWSVSPEAASDQATYLELTYKNGDIVAIDGEALAPHEVIEKLNKVGGANGVGRLDIVENRYVGMKSRGCYETPGGTIMLRAHRAIESITLDKELAHLKDSLMPKYAELIYNGYWWSPERLALQKLIDESQHHVNGVVRVKLYKGNVIVAGRKSEDSLFDDRIATFEDDGGVYNQRDAEGFIKLNALRMRIAADKGRSMK
- a CDS encoding OmpA family protein — its product is MRKLTIASMMALCGAATTQAMTFSAGIEKSQWYLSSSIFECALTHNIPQYGRAVFYREAGESLRFYLDTSRNPMREGEAALVLEAPRWRPGVGVRDLGYVAVLDKPHPITVDNPKAEQMMDSLLEGMMPTFTRRARFNDDTVRVEVSSINFSRYYEDYLSCVSGLLPVNFRQVERTAVFFKLDESVLTDQDKRELDKVVLYVKADPSVTAIFVDGHTDSTGRRIYNRRLSKDRAEAVTAYLTEKGLESEKITTRYHGERYPVVKNAGPKELARNRRATVRLERGTQPPPKDDLLDISTEEL